Below is a window of Streptomyces sp. NBC_00223 DNA.
CACCGGACATCTCCGAGCGCCGGGCTCCCGTACACGGGGCCCGGCGCTCGCGGCTGCGCCGGACAGGTTCCGCCGGGGGCGGTGTTCCGCCGGGCGCCCCTGCGAACCGGTTCAGCTTCCAGTCGCGTCCCTTGTGCTCCACCTCTCACTCCAATGAAACGGAATCGCCATTCCTGATGCCGTATTCTTGACCGGTAACGGAATGGTCGTTCCGGTTCGTTTCCGACAGGTGAACACTCCCCCGGGAAGCAGCCGTTCGAGAATCAGTGTTGAGAAGGAGTCCGATGGCGTCCGAGACCCGGCGCACACACCACCAGGTCACGTTCGCGGTGCTGGCGGCGAGCGTGTCCGCCTACGCGTTGCTCCAGTCCCTGGTCACCCCCGTACTGCCGACGATCCAGGCCGATCTGCACACCAACCAGAACACCGTCACCTGGGTGCTGACGGCGTATCTGCTCTCCGCGTCCATATTCACGCCGATCATGGGCCGCGTCGGCGACATGATCGGCAAGGAGCGCGTCTTCGTGGCGACGCTCGGCGCCCTCGCCGCGGGTTCGCTGCTGGCCGCGCTGGCCACCAACGTCCAGGTCATGATCATCGCCCGGGTCATCCAGGGCATCGGCGGCGGCGTGCTGCCGCTGGCCTTCGGCATCATCAGGGACGAGTTCCCGCGCGAGAAGCTGTCCGGCGCCGTCGGGGCGATCGCCTCGCTGAGCGCGGTCGGCGGCGGTCTGGGCATCGTGCTGGCCGGCCCGATCGTCAACGCGCTGGACTACCACTGGCTCTTCTGGCTGCCGATGATCCTCACCATCGCCGCCGCCGTGGCCGCCCACTTCTTCATCCCCAACTCGCCGGTCCGCACCCCGGGCCGGATCAGCTGGCTGCCCGCGGTACTGCTGTCCGCCTGGCTGGTGGCGCTGCTGGTCGCGCTCAGCCAGGCCCCGGTGTGGGGCTGGGGCTCGGGCAAGGTCATCGGCCTGATCGCGACGGCGGCCGTGCTGGCCGTCGGCTGGGTCGAGGTCGAGCGCAGGTCCGCGACGCCGCTGATCGACATGACGATGATGCGCCGTCCCGCGGTGTGGACCAACAACCTGGTGGCGCTGCTCTTCGGTGTCGGCATGTACGCGGTCTTCGCCTTCCTGCCGGAGTTCGTCCAGACGCCCAAGTCCACCGGCTACGGCTTCGGTCTGAGCATCACCGGCTCCGGGCTGATCCTGCTGCCGATGAGCGTCACGATGTTCCTGGTGGGCATGGGCGCGAGCCGCTTCGCGGCCCGGGTCGGCGGCAAGACCGTCGTCCTGCTCGGCGCGCTGATCGGCACCGCCTCCACGGCGCTGCTGGCCTTCGCGCACACCCAGACCTGGGAGCTGTATCTGGCCACCGCCGTCATGGGCGTCGGCTTCGGGCTGGCCTTCGCGGCCATGTCGACCCTCATCGTGAGCGCGGTGCCGCCGGAGCAGACCGGCGTGGCCAGCGGTATGAACGCCAATATCCGTACGATCGGCGGCTCGATCGGCGCCGCGCTGATGGCCAGTGTGGTCACCGCGAGCCCGGCCGCCGACGGGCTGCCCCGCGAGTCCGGCTACACCAACGGCTTCGCGATGCTGGGCGGCGCGCTGCTCATCGCCGCGCTCGCCGCGGCCCTGATCCCGGCCACCCGGCACACCAGCGTGGTCGCGGCCTCGGACGACGAGCCCGCGCACGCGCAGCTCGCCGTGGTGGCGGGCGGTACGGTCGTCGGGGACAAGTCCGAGTGACCGCACCGGGCGCCGGGCACCTCGCCCCGGCCCGGCGCCCGAACCGCCGCCGCCTGGCCTCCGGGTGACGCGCCTTCGGGCGCGCGCCCGGCCGGGCCGGGCACGGGCCGACCGCCCGCGGACGACCGTACGAGGGCCGAACGGCCGCACCGACCGGGAGTGACGATGACAGCGCGCGACACACAGCACCGGCCGTTGCGGCGCGACGCCGTACGCAACCACCAACTGGTGATGGAGGCCGCCCGCGAGGTGCTCTCGGAGTACGGCACCGACGCGAGCATGGAGCTGATCGCGTCGCGCGCGGGCGTGGGGGTCGGCACGGTCTACCGGCGCTTCCCCAACAAGGAGGCCCTGGTCGACGAGATCGCCGGCGAGATGCTGGCCGAGCTGGTGATCGAGGCCCGCCGGGCGCTGACCCTCCCCGGCGGTACGGGACTTGAAGCCTTTCTGCGGGTCGTCGGCCGGGTGCTCAGCGAGCACCGCGGCTACGCGGACAAGCTGATGGGCCAGTCCAAGGCCGCGTGCGTCGAGCAGTTGCGGGACCTGACCGCCGAACTGCTCGTCCAGGCCCAGGAGTCCGGCCGGATCAAGGCCGGCATCACGCTCGGCGACGTCATGACCCTCGCCTGGGGGCTGCGCGGGGTGGTGGAGACCAGCGGCAAGGTCGCGCCCGAGGCGTGGCAGCGGCACATGGACATCCACCTGGCCGGAATGCGCTCACCGGGCCCGATCAGCGAACACCCGCCGGTCACCCGCGAACAGCTCAACCTGGTCGACGGCCACAAGCGCCGCGGCACGGGCGGTACGGGCGGCGCCGCCGGTACGACGGGTTCCTGACGGAGCGCCACATTCCCAGGAGCCCCAACTTTCACGAGAGTTGGTCTGGACCCCATGCGGTTCAGCGGGCATAGTGGGCCCTGCGCAAGATCAACGGCCGGTCGCAGAGCCGTCCCGTGACACGGAAGAGGACCCCCGCTGTGCGAGTGAGAACCCCGCTCGGCCCGGCCCGCGCCGCCGCCGTCGGCGGTGCTCCCGGCCGCGCGGGTCCGCTCACGGCGAGGGGCCGCGTCGAGGCGCGGTGACCCGAGCGGCCCTCCGGCCGCCGCACCGCGTGAAGACCCCGGTCACCGGGCGTCGTACGCCGAACACCCGGCGCGCGACCCGGTGGCGGGAAGGGGGCTGCAGGGCACCGTACCGGCGTCACATGCCGGTACGGTGCCTCGGCAGACGGAAGTCGGGTGCCGTGTGAGCGCGCGGGCTCGGGTACGAGACACCCGTCCGGGCGGGATCAGCGGCGGGTGCCGCACCCCGGGCAGAAGACCGCACCCGCGGGCAGGTCCGCGTGGCAGGAGCCGCAGGTGTCCTGCTGGGCGAGCTGATGGCCACAGCCCGGACAGAAGGCCGTGCCGTGGGTCTCGGTGCGGCACTGCGGGCAGACCAGCTGGCGGGGGGTGTTCACGTCGAACTGCTCGCCCGCCTGCTGACCGACGCTGTACGCGCGCTCGGCGACCATGTCGTTCAGACCGCGCTGCTGGGCGGCGAGCGCTTCGGCGGCGGTGTCGGGGGCACAGGTCAGGCATATGCCCTGGTCCGCGTTCCAGCAGCGCTGGCACACATAGTTCGTACAGCGCGGGCAGCGGTTGAAGTGGCCCTCCGCGTTGGTGATCGCGCGCTGGAAGGCGGCGTCGCGCGCGTTGCCGTATCCCGCGCCCGCCAGGCCGTCCGCCGCGCTGGTCACGCCGCTGGTGGCGCGTCCGAGCACGCTCCAGGCCGCGTTGGCGCCCTTGCCGACCCAGCTCGCCATCCGCCCGCTGGTGTACGCCTCGAACTTCGAACGCCAGGTGTCCGCACAGCGGTTGCAGGAGAACTCGAACTGGAATCCCGCACCTGTGCCCTGCCGCTCGCACAGATCCCGGTAGTTGTTGCTGAAGTAGATCTCCGCACTCATTGCACGCCTCCCCGAGCGCCCGTTCCGCCGGGCCCCCTGACCCGTCGCCAGACCACCACCGGTAGGGGACGTTCCGCACGTCCGTCCGGTTCCACGAGCCTTCGAGGCTCGTGGGCAGGGAACACTTTCGCATACGCCGGGGCATGCGCGCGCCGTCCGTCCGGAGCGGAACCGGACGGACGGGGTGGGTGGGGCGTGGGGGCCGGGCGGGCGCGGGGCGCCGGGCCCGGGGTGGAGGCGGGCCGGGGCCCGGGATGGGTGCGCGCCGGGGCCCGGGGGTCAGCCCTGGCGGGCCTTGGCGCGCGGGTCCTTGCGGTTGATCACGTAGACCCTGCCGCGGCGGCGCACGACCTGGGCGCCCGGGAGCTTCTTGAGCGAGCGAAGCGAATTGCGGACCTTCATAGGGGGCACCTTTCTGCTCGTACCTGCTCGTAGTCTTTCCTCGCACGCACGACAACCGTGGCGGGCCCGGGTTCATTCCGGGCGGCCGACCGGCGTACGGAGGAGACGGCATGAGTTTCCTGAGTCAACCTCTATGCCGCCAGGGGCGTGTCGGTGGCCGTGTTGATCTTGTAGTTGGCTTGGTGGGTGGCGGGGTCGTAGCAGGTGCCGGTGCGCCAGCAGGCCCATATCACCCGGAGCCAGGATCGGGCGAGGATGCGGACGGCGTGGGGGTGTCGCTTCTTGCGGTTCCGGGCGTCGGTGTAGATCTTGGCGGCCCACTGGCTGCCATGCCGGCTGTTGTCGGCGAAGGTCGTGAGTGCGACGCGGGCTCTGCGGTTGGTCGCGAAGCGGAAGGCGACCGTGCGGGACTTGCCCGAGGCACGGGTGACGGGGACGACACCGGCCTCGGCGATGAGCTGCTCGCAGGTCTGGGCGCGTTCGAGGATCGGGCCGATCTCGCCGATGATCTGGCCGAGGTTGACTTTGCCGATGCGCGGCATGGTGGCGAACAGCGGCGCGTAGGGGTGGGTTTCGACCGCCTCGGCGATGGCCTTGTCCAGGGCACGGATGGTCATGCGTATGCCCTGCACGAGCTGGGCCTGGACGCGCACGAGCTGCCTGACGACGGCTTCGCTGAGGCGGGAGGCCGCCTTCGGGGCCGAACGCAGCCGTTCGATCAGCACCGTGCCGGGCTTGCGGCCGGAGTAGTGGTGGCGCTTGCACCAGGCTTCGAGTCGTCCGGCAGTGAGGTTGGCCGCTGCGGCCGGGGTGGGGTATCGCTCCAGGAACGCGATGGCAATGTCGCTGTCCAGCTCGGCGAAGACGGCCTTGCCGCCGGGCCAGTGCTCGTCCAGCAGCGCGGCGAGCTGGTTGACAGCGGCGACCTTGGCCTCGATGTGGTCGGCACGGGTCCGGGTGAGGGCCTGGAGGTCGAGGGTGGCCTGCTCGGTGGGTTCCAGGCGGGGCAGCAGGTGGCCGTCGGTGCGCAGGTAGTCGGCGAGTTTCATGCTGTCGCCCGCGTCGGTCTTGGCCTTGGAAGCACCCCAGCGCGCTCGCATGGCGTGGAAGGCGTTCGGGTGCACCGGCACGATCGGGTGGCCCGCGGCCAGCAGCCGGTCGACGGCCAGGCCGCGGGTGGTCTCGATCGCGACCGGCAGATTCTGCGGGGCGCCGTGCTGACGCAGCCGTGCCAGGGTCTTGGCGAAGCCCTCCTCGGTGTGGGCCAGTTCCCACCGGTCGATGCGTTTGCCGGACTCGTCCATGACCGTCACGTCATGGGTTTCGCTCGCCCAGTCCCATCCGATGAACACGTGCGTCGTACTCCTGTACTGCTGACGGAGCACCTGCCCGGTGGTGAGGTCGTCTGCCGGGAGCTCATTAATCGGCCCTCTGCGGGGCGTGTCCCTGAAGCCGATCAGACGGCCTCGGCCCGGCAGGGCTGGCAGAACTCACGCTGGCCGTCGAACGGCTCGCGACGATGGCCATGCACCCGCCGGGACCGAGAGGTCACAACCCTACCGAAGAGGGCTGCAGAAGGGATGGTCCTCTAATGAGCGACGAGCGACCGGGGCACGACCGGGACGAGGACGGGCCGGACTTCTCCAGCCCCGGGTTCTCCAGCCCCGACTTCTCGAGTCCCGATTTCTCCGGCCCCGACGACTACACGCCGCCGGACTTCGTGGTCCCGCCCTTCGAGGGCCCGGACTACGAGGCGGAGGACGGGGGTTTCTCCAGCCCCGGCTTCTCCAGCCCGGACTTCTCCTCCCCGGGCGGCGAGGGCGAGTCCCACGACGGCCCCCACGGCGACGGCACGTAGCCGCTTGCAGCGCGCCCCCGCCCACGAAGCCCCGCCCCCGCGGCGGGACACGCAGGCGCCCCGGGGGCGCGCCACCGGCCGGCGCCGGGCCGCCTCACCGTCGCGTCAGCGACGCGACGCGGGCCGGGCTGGCGCGGGGCCAGCGCGGGCCGCCCAGATCGCGGTCGGCCGCCCGACGCCTGACCCGCCGCTGACCTCTACGGATTCAGCGCCGGTGCCGCCAGGCCGACCTGAGCACGCGGTCCCGACCGCGCAGGCACCCCCGGGGGCACCGCGCGGCGCAAGCCGCCCCGATCGCGGGCAGCCGGCCGACGCCCGACCCGCCGCTGACCTCCGCGGCTTCAGCGCCCGGCCGCCAGGCCGACCCGACCACGCGCTCCCGCCCGCGCAGGCACCCCCGGGGGCACGCGCGGCGCAAGCCGCCCCGACCGCGGTCGGCCGGCCGACGCCTGACCCGCCGCTGACCGCTGCGGGAGGCCGGGCCGGGCCCGGCCTCCTCCGCGTGGCTCAGCCGTAGCGCGCGCAGCCCGCTCCAGGGCTCAGGCTCAGCGGTCCCGCGCCTGGGGCCCGCGCTGGCTCGGGCATGCCCGGGTGTTCGCGGCGCACCACCGGCCGGCGCCGGGCCGCCTCACCGTCGCGTCAGCGACGCGACGCGGCCTCGCCGATTCCGGCCACCCCGTGTCCGCCCCGCGCGGGGCGGAGCGCCGCTTCTTTCGGCGCTGGCCACGATGACAGCGGTTACTCCCGCGACCCGCGCCGACTACCCCAAAACGTGCCGCAGGCAGCCACGAGCGCGTCCAGAAATCGTTGGCAGCGCTGCGGGAGAGCGCTCTCTGCGAGTCTTGACAGACCGTCGCGGGCCGTCCATCGTCACTCCGGGGCCTGTTGCGCTCACTTCAACAAGGCCGCATCGCAGCCCGCCTTGTCGTCGATCCGCCGACTGGAGTCCCCCCATGCGTCCGTGGAAACGAAAAGCGCTGCCCTACGCGGCAGCCCTCATGCTCGTCACAGGTGCAAGCGCTTTCTCCGCCAGCCAGTCACCCGCGATGGCCGCCCCACCGGCCGCCGCCCGGGCCGCCGCCGCGCAGGCCGCCCAGCCCGCCGCCGCCCAGCCGTGGGCGAACGCCGCGCAGACCCCCGACCAGCGCGCCGACGAACTGCTCGCCGCCATGACCCAGGCCGAGAAGCTGACCATGCTGCACGGCGGAGCCTCCTGCGGCTACGTCGGCTGCGTGGACGGCAACTCCCGCCTCGGCATCCCGGCCCTGCACCTCCAGGACGGCCCGGTCGGCGCCGGCGACGGTCTGTCGAACGTCACGCAGATGGCCGCCCCGGTGGCCGGCGCCGCCACCTGGGACACCGCGCTGATGAAGAGCTACGGCCAGGTGCTCGGCTCCGAGCAGTGGGGCAAGGGCACCAACGTCGTCCTGGCCCCCACCATCAACATCGTGCGGGACCCCCGCTGGGGCCGCGCCTTCGAATCGCTCGGCGAGGACCCGTACCTCGCGGGTCAGTTGGGCGCCGCCGACATCCAGGGCATCCAGAGCCAGGGCCCGATGGCCCAGGTCAAGCACTTCGACGTGTACAACCAGGAGACCAACCGCAACTCCGGCGCGGACAACGCGGTCGTCTCGGACCGGGCGATCCGGGAGATCTACACCCCCGCGTTCCAGGCCGCGATCGACCAGGGGCAGGTCGCCTCGGTGATGTGCTCGTACTCCGAGATCAACGGGCCGTTCGCCTGCGAGAACGGCCCGCAGCAGAACAGCCTGCTCAAGGGCGACCTCGGCTTCACCGGCTTCATCACCTCGGACTGGGGAGCCACCCACTCCACCGTCGCCTCGGCCAACAACGGCCTGGACATGGAGATGCCGGGCCAGGACTACTACGGCACGGCGCTGACCAACGCGGTCAACAACGGCCAGGTCTCGCAGGCCACTCTCAACGACCACACCCGGCGCATCCTGGTGTCGATGTTCCGCCAGGGGCTGTTCGACAACCCCAACACCGGTTCGCTGAACGCCTCGGTCACCTCGGCCGCGCACGCCGCCGTCTCCCAGCAGGTCGCGCAGGAGGGCAGCGTCCTGCTCAAGAACGCCAACGCCGTGCTGCCGGTGACCTCCGCGACCCACTCGCTCGCCGTGATCGGCGACGACGCGGGCACGGACGCGATGACCCAGGGCGGCGGCAGCGCGGGCGTCAATCCCGCGCACCTGATCACGCCGTACCAGGGCATCGCCTCCCGCGCGGGCAGCGGCGCCACGGTGACGTACGCGCAGGGCGTCGGCTCCTCCAGCGGCCAGCTCTCGCCGGTGGGCAGCTCGTACCTCAAGCCGTCCTCGGGCAGCGGCAACGGGCTGTACGGGCAGTACCACAACAGCACCGACCTGTCCGGAGCGGTCGTCGCCAGCCGGGTCGACCCGGTGATCGACTCGGTGTACGGCGGCCAGTCCCCCGCGCCGGGCGTCAACGCCACCAACTGGTCGGTGAAGTGGACCGGTACGCTCACCCCGCCGACCTCGGGCAGCTACACCTTCTCGCTCAACAGCGACGACGGCAGCCGTCTCTACGTCAACGGCCAGCAGGTCATCAACAACTGGTACGACCAGGGCCCGACCACCCGGACCGGCACGATCACCCTGACGGCCAATCAGCCGGTGAGCATCGAGGTGGACTACTACCAGGCCGGCGGCGGCAGCAATGTCAGCCTGGGCTGGCAGATCCCCGGCCAGTCGCTGCACGACCAGGCCGTCACGGCGGCCCGCAACGCCGACACGGCGATCGTCTTCGTCAGCAACTTCGAGTCCGAGGGCGGCGACCTGTCGAACATCGACCTGTCGGCCGCGCAGAACCAGCTGGTCACCGATGTGGCCGCGGCCAACCCCAACACGGTCGTGGTGGTCAACAGCGGTTCCGCGGTGACGATGCCGTGGGCCAACTCGGTGCGGGGCATCGTGGAGAACTGGTATCCCGGCCAGGAGGACGGCAACGCCATCGCGGCCCTGCTCTACGGCGACGTCAACTTCTCCGGCAAGCTCCCCGTCACCTTCCCGGCCTCGCTCAACGACGTCCCCGCCCACACCGCCGCCCAGTGGCCAGGTCAGAACAACACCGTGCAGTACAGCGAGGGCCTCAACGTCGGCTACCGCTGGTACGACTCGCAGAACAAGACCCCGCTCTACCCCTTCGGATTCGGCCTGTCCTACACGACCTTCGCCTACTCCGGACTGACCGTCTCCGCACCGGACGGCTCGGGCAAGGTCACCGTGGCCTTCGACGTGAAGAACACCGGCAGCAGGGCCGGCGCCGAGGTCCCGCAGGTCTACGTCGGCCAGCCCACCTCCACCGGTGAACCGCCCAAGAGTCTGCGCGGCTTCCAGCGCGTCAGCCTCGACGCCGGACAGACCCAGCACGTGACCGTCACCCTGGACGCGCGCAGCTTCCAGTTCTGGAACAACGGCTGGACCAACGCCGCCGGCACCAACACCATCTACGTCGGCGCGTCCTCCCGCGACATCAAGCTCACCGGCCAGACCACCATCGGCTCGGGCGGCGGCACCACGCCTCCCACCGGTGACTCCGTGCTGCCCCGCACGGGGTGGACGGCGAGCGCGTCCGCGACCGGCGGCGGTGACGTACCGGCCCGCATGCTGGACGGCGACTCCGGCACCCGCTGGAGCACCGGCACCCCGATGGTGAACGGCCAGACCGTCACCGTCGACATGGGCGCGGCGCACACGATCGACAAGATCACCATGGACTCGGCGGGCAGCACCAACGACTACGCCCAGGGGTACACCGTCGCGCTCTCCTCGAACGGCACCACGTGGTCGGCCCCGGTGGCGACGGGTACCGGCACCTCGGCGCTGGTCACCGTGCCCTTCACCGCCCAGTCGGCCCGCTACATCCGGGTGACGCAGACCGGCAGTTCGAGTTCCTGGTGGTCGATCGCGGAGTTCAACGCCTACGGCTGAGGCCGTGCGGCCCGGCTGAGGCGCCATTCCCCAGCCGGGCCGTCCGTGGCGGCCACCGGCGCCGGTGCGGTGGCACGACCGGGTTCAGCGGTCCGGGTCCCCGAGGGCCCGGGCCGCTGTGCGTGCCACCGCGTCGGCGACCGCGGCCAGGGCGGGCGAGTCGAGCTTCCACTGCTGCCAGTGCAGCGGTACGTCCACGAATCCGCCGCCCGCGACCAGGTCCACCAGGGTGCCCGCGGCCAGGTGCGCCCGTGCCTGCGTGTCGGGGATCATCCCCCAGCCGAGCCCGGCGGCCACCGCCTCGACGAACGCCTCCGAGGAGGGTACGTAGTGCCGGGCGCGCCCGGGAGTACGCCGAGGCGCGAGCCCGCGCAGAAAGCGGTCCTGGAGGTCGTCCTTGCGGTCGAAGACCACCACGGGCACACCGGCGAGCGCCTGCCGCAGGGGGACGTCCGACAGCCGGGCGGCCACGAAGCCGGGCGCGGCCATCGCCCGGTAGCGCATCCGGCCCAGCGCCCGTACCGAGCAGCCCTGCACCGGCTCGGGCGAGGAGGTCACGGCGGCCATCACCAGGCCCTGGCGGAGCAGTTGGGCGGTGTGGTCCTGGTCGTCGCGGTGCAGGTCGAAGGTGACGGGGAGGCGGCTCGCGACCTCGGCGAGCGCGGGCAGGAACCAGGTCGCCAGGGAGTCCGCGTTCACGGCGATGGGCAGCGCGGTGGGCCCGGCGGCGTCCGTCAGCCCGAGTTCGGCGCCCGCGTCCTGTTCCAGCCGGGCCAGTTGCCGTCCGAACCGTACGACGACCTCTCCGGACGGGGTGAGCCGTACGGGCTTGGAGCGCAGCAGCAGTACGCGGCCGGTGCGCTGTTCCAGGGCCTTGATCCGCTGGCTGACCGCGGAGGGTGTCACGCTCAGGGCCTCGGCGGCGGCCTCGAAGGTGCCCTCGTCGACCGCGGCCAGCAGGGTGCGCACCTGGTCCAGGGGAAGATCGGTCATCGTGGGCGGCCTCCGCCGGTCGCGTTAGCTCTGCTTATCCGGGCTGAGAAACATTAGCTGGTCTGATGGGCGGCGGTGCTTCTAGCCTCGGATCATGCATGGGGCTTTCATCGCGGCACTGGCGGGGCTCGGGACGGGTCTGTCGCTCATCGTGGCCATCGGGGCGCAGAACGCCTTCGTCCTTCGGCAGGGCATCCGACGTGAGCACGTCGCCGCGGTGGTGGGGATCTGCGCGGTCTCGGACATGGCGCTGATCGCGGTCGGGATCAGCGGTATCGGCACGGTGGCGAAGCGGTGGCCGTCCGCGGTGACCGTGACCGGCTGGATCGGTGGCGCGTTCCTGGTCGGTTACGGCCTGCTGGCCGCCCGGCGCGCGCTGCGGCCCGAGCGGCTGAGCGGCGACGGCTCGGTGAGCACGTCGCTGCGGGCCGCGGTGCTCACCTGTCTGGCGCTGACCTGGCTCAACCCGCATGTGTACCTGGACACGGTGCTGCTGCTCGGCTCGGTCGCGAACGGGTACGGCGGTGCCCGCTGGCCGTTCGGCGTGGGCGCGGCGACCGGGAGCGTCCTGTGGTTCAGCGGCCTCGGCTTCGGCGCGCGGCTGCTGTGTCGCCCCTTCGCCAGGCCGGGCTCCTGGCGGGCCCTGGACGTGCTGATCGCCTGCACGATGACCACCCTGGGCGTGCTGATGACGACCCGCCTCTGACCGTTGGACGTCATTGAAAACGGCCTATGAGGCCGTCACCGAATTCGACTGATTGCGCCTCGGCGCCCTGCCGACGAGCGCGGCGCCTCGCCGACACACGGTCCACCGGCACAGCGCAGCGCTCAGCGCCAGTCGCTCGACCACACCTCGTCGCGCCGCACCGGGCGGAAGCCGATCACGGCCGCGTCGTCGCGCCGGCTGCCGACCGAGGCCAGCAGCATGGCGCACAGCTCGGTCAGCGACGCGCCCTCCCGGCGGGCCTGGTCGGCGCCCTGGGCCAGATGGTCCATGCCCTCGGCCAGGTCCTCGCCCGGCACCTCGATCAGGCCGTCGGTGTACAGCAGCAGGGTGTCACCGGTCTTGAGGTCGTAGTGCCAGGTGGTGCGCGGCAGCGTGGGCGCCACGCACAGCGGAAGGTCGGGGCCCGCGCCCTGGAGGAAGCGGGGCGGTCCGTCGGCGGGCAGCAGCAGCGGGGGCGGGTGGCCCGCGTTGGACCAGGCGGCGTGCCAGGCGCCGCCGGGCTTCGGCCGGAGCCGGGCCTGTACGACGGTGACCAGCGGCGCGATGTCCAGCCCGGCGACCACCCGGTCCAGTTGGGAGAGGCTGTCGGCGGGGGTCTGCGAGCGGGACTGGTCGTAGGCGATCACCCGCAGCATGCTGCGCAGCTGGCTCATCGAGGTGGCGGCCTCCAGGTCGTGCCCGGCGATGTCGCCGATGGTGAGGGTGACCGAGCCGTCGGGCAGCAGCAGCGCGTCGTACCAGTCGCCGCCGATCTCGGCGGTCCTGCTGGCCGGCTGGTAGTGCGCGGCCAGCTCCGCGCCGGGCACCTCGGGGGTGGGGGTGAGCAGGGCCCGCTGGAGGGTGAGGGCGGTGTGGCGGGTGCGCTGGAGCTCCATGGCCTGCCGCAGCGGATCGCGCACCTCGTGCAGGATCTCGCCGAGCAGGGCGAGGTCGGCCGAGCCGGGCGGCGGGCTGTCGGCGCAGCCGGCCGCGCAGGCGTAGGCGACAACGGCGGAGTCGATGACGATCGGCACCACGGTGAGGCTGGTGGCCCGGGCGTCGGCGAGCCAGGCGGTCGAGACATCGGGCACGACGCCTTGGGGCGGCTGCCCGGCGGGGAAGACCAGCAGCTTGGGCCGCCGGCTCTCGATGACCTGCTGGGCGACCGGGCCGACGGGGTAGGAGAGGTTGGCGACCGGCGGCAGCGGGGGCAGTCCGCTGCGGGCGGTGGCGGCCACCCGCGCCGCGCTGTACGGGCTGTCCTCCTCCTCGGTGACACCGGGTGAGGGCAGCAGGAACACCGCGCAGGCGTCGGTCAGTTCGGGTACGACGGCGGCGGCGACCGCGGCGAAGGCGTCGGGTACGTCATTGGCCGCGGTGACGGTGGCGACCCGGGCCAGCAGGCGTTCGCGCAGCCGGTTGCGCCACTGGTCCTCGATGTCGGCGGTCGCGCCGATCCACTCCACCGTGACGCCGCCGCGCACCACCGGTACCGCCCGCGACTGGACATGGCGGTACTCGCCGGTCGCGGTGCGCAGCCGGAAGGTGCCCACGAACATCGAGGGGGTGCCGTCGGCGGCGTCCCGCCAGGTCTGCACCAGCCGGTTGCGGTCGTGCGGGTGGACCGCCGACAGCCACTCCCTGTCGACCATCGGCCGCCACGGGGTTCCGGTGAACTCCTCGAAGCCGCCGACCAGTTCGGTGATGTCGCCGTTGGGCTTCATCAGCCAGACGATCTGGGTGACCGCCGACATCAGCGCCTCGTACCGCTGGAGCGCCTGGTGGCGCTGTTCCGACAGCCGCTCGGCCTCCTC
It encodes the following:
- a CDS encoding glycoside hydrolase family 3 C-terminal domain-containing protein, which translates into the protein MAAPPAAARAAAAQAAQPAAAQPWANAAQTPDQRADELLAAMTQAEKLTMLHGGASCGYVGCVDGNSRLGIPALHLQDGPVGAGDGLSNVTQMAAPVAGAATWDTALMKSYGQVLGSEQWGKGTNVVLAPTINIVRDPRWGRAFESLGEDPYLAGQLGAADIQGIQSQGPMAQVKHFDVYNQETNRNSGADNAVVSDRAIREIYTPAFQAAIDQGQVASVMCSYSEINGPFACENGPQQNSLLKGDLGFTGFITSDWGATHSTVASANNGLDMEMPGQDYYGTALTNAVNNGQVSQATLNDHTRRILVSMFRQGLFDNPNTGSLNASVTSAAHAAVSQQVAQEGSVLLKNANAVLPVTSATHSLAVIGDDAGTDAMTQGGGSAGVNPAHLITPYQGIASRAGSGATVTYAQGVGSSSGQLSPVGSSYLKPSSGSGNGLYGQYHNSTDLSGAVVASRVDPVIDSVYGGQSPAPGVNATNWSVKWTGTLTPPTSGSYTFSLNSDDGSRLYVNGQQVINNWYDQGPTTRTGTITLTANQPVSIEVDYYQAGGGSNVSLGWQIPGQSLHDQAVTAARNADTAIVFVSNFESEGGDLSNIDLSAAQNQLVTDVAAANPNTVVVVNSGSAVTMPWANSVRGIVENWYPGQEDGNAIAALLYGDVNFSGKLPVTFPASLNDVPAHTAAQWPGQNNTVQYSEGLNVGYRWYDSQNKTPLYPFGFGLSYTTFAYSGLTVSAPDGSGKVTVAFDVKNTGSRAGAEVPQVYVGQPTSTGEPPKSLRGFQRVSLDAGQTQHVTVTLDARSFQFWNNGWTNAAGTNTIYVGASSRDIKLTGQTTIGSGGGTTPPTGDSVLPRTGWTASASATGGGDVPARMLDGDSGTRWSTGTPMVNGQTVTVDMGAAHTIDKITMDSAGSTNDYAQGYTVALSSNGTTWSAPVATGTGTSALVTVPFTAQSARYIRVTQTGSSSSWWSIAEFNAYG
- a CDS encoding LysR family transcriptional regulator ArgP, producing MTDLPLDQVRTLLAAVDEGTFEAAAEALSVTPSAVSQRIKALEQRTGRVLLLRSKPVRLTPSGEVVVRFGRQLARLEQDAGAELGLTDAAGPTALPIAVNADSLATWFLPALAEVASRLPVTFDLHRDDQDHTAQLLRQGLVMAAVTSSPEPVQGCSVRALGRMRYRAMAAPGFVAARLSDVPLRQALAGVPVVVFDRKDDLQDRFLRGLAPRRTPGRARHYVPSSEAFVEAVAAGLGWGMIPDTQARAHLAAGTLVDLVAGGGFVDVPLHWQQWKLDSPALAAVADAVARTAARALGDPDR
- a CDS encoding SpoIIE family protein phosphatase; protein product: MRRSGSDADVPELEPEVFDRAIVPVLLTAGDDHRLVYYNDAFHGMFGPREMGATAAEVFSEPNAARFVVMLDEVYRSRTARQVTSPRTTEGTSPGAPGRRHFVYSCSPVVSRHGSGVLALAVDLTASVGAAEEAERLSEQRHQALQRYEALMSAVTQIVWLMKPNGDITELVGGFEEFTGTPWRPMVDREWLSAVHPHDRNRLVQTWRDAADGTPSMFVGTFRLRTATGEYRHVQSRAVPVVRGGVTVEWIGATADIEDQWRNRLRERLLARVATVTAANDVPDAFAAVAAAVVPELTDACAVFLLPSPGVTEEEDSPYSAARVAATARSGLPPLPPVANLSYPVGPVAQQVIESRRPKLLVFPAGQPPQGVVPDVSTAWLADARATSLTVVPIVIDSAVVAYACAAGCADSPPPGSADLALLGEILHEVRDPLRQAMELQRTRHTALTLQRALLTPTPEVPGAELAAHYQPASRTAEIGGDWYDALLLPDGSVTLTIGDIAGHDLEAATSMSQLRSMLRVIAYDQSRSQTPADSLSQLDRVVAGLDIAPLVTVVQARLRPKPGGAWHAAWSNAGHPPPLLLPADGPPRFLQGAGPDLPLCVAPTLPRTTWHYDLKTGDTLLLYTDGLIEVPGEDLAEGMDHLAQGADQARREGASLTELCAMLLASVGSRRDDAAVIGFRPVRRDEVWSSDWR
- a CDS encoding LysE/ArgO family amino acid transporter; protein product: MHGAFIAALAGLGTGLSLIVAIGAQNAFVLRQGIRREHVAAVVGICAVSDMALIAVGISGIGTVAKRWPSAVTVTGWIGGAFLVGYGLLAARRALRPERLSGDGSVSTSLRAAVLTCLALTWLNPHVYLDTVLLLGSVANGYGGARWPFGVGAATGSVLWFSGLGFGARLLCRPFARPGSWRALDVLIACTMTTLGVLMTTRL